AGTCAATCGATGCGAAGCCGATCTTGTAGAAGGTGAAGCAGTTGAAGAGCCCCGTTGCGATATGAAGCATAAAGTTACCAAAGATGTAATCAGGTGACCGCCAGAACGAAACGAAACTTCGACGAACGACGGCGTATGTCTGTGTAGATAGCGGCATGGCATACTCGCGATCATCTTTAAGACTCTTTGACGGCTCAACATTACGTCGACGCTCAATCatctcctcaatctcttGAGATCGCTTCTGTCGCTCTGAAGACTCCGCCCAGACATCACCCCAGTCTTGACCATCATAGTCAGGGTTTCCAGCACCGATCGCATCGAGCATGTACTCCGCTGGGTTAGCGTGCGGGGGACACTTGGGACCGCCATTGGACTCAAAGTACTTGATCAAGTTCTCTGAATCATGGCCTAGAGGTCCGTGATATACAACGCGACCGCCTGATTTGAGGAGTAAAAGCTCATCAAAGTTTTCGAAGAGAACGGCGGAGGGTTGATGGATTGTACAGAGGACTGCTTGGCCTGCGTCTGCGAGTTTGCGCAGGAAGCGTACGATGTTGAATGCAGCGCCGGAATCAAGACCAGAAGTCGGTTCATCCAAGAACATAAGCAGTTCCGGCTTACTCGCTAATTCAACACCAATCGTCAAGCGCTTCCTCTGCTCCGCGTTAAGGCCTTGTCCAACAGTGCCGATAATCGCACCAGCGATATCGCGCatctcaagaagatcaatgaTAGTCTCGCAGTACTCCATCTTTTCCTGCTTGGATACTTCCTTCGGTTGACGGAGAAGGGCAGAGAATTGGAGGGCTTCGCGGACGGTGGCGGTGGGTTCGTGGATATCCATCTGTTCAGCGAAACCAGTTGCGCGCTGGAAGGATTTAGGCAGGGGACGCCCGTCGACGAGAAAATCGCCTGTGATGGTGCCGAAGTTGAGACGTTGGGCGAGGCCGTTGAGAAGGGTTGTTTTACCGGCGCCTGAAAATGTTAGTGTTGGCTGTTGATTGACAAGAGTGGACTTACCGGATGCGCCCATGAGAGCGGTTAATTTACCAGGGCGAACGTAGCCTTGAACATCGTTGAGGAGTTTTCGCTCGCCTTTTTCGTAGGGGATAGTGTAGTTGATGTTCTGGAACGTAAACACGGTTTCATTCTTTGCGACTTCTTGGGTGATCTGTTCATCGCTCTTTGTCCGTTCAGCATCACCATTTGCGACAGGATCACGTCGAccagtctcttcatcttgcttATCGCCCTTGGCTCTACCACCAGTCGCGATAgactcctcaaccttcttaGGGACTTGTCCTCGCTTAAAGACTGTGATCGCCCCGCCTCCGACGTTGGGCTTCATGAGTTCCATACCAAGAGCAGTGAGGAACACaaaaaagatgaagaaggcccaGAGGAAGCCAAAGTTGCGCCAGAGATGGGAGCGTGTGTATGTGAAGGATTGTTGGATGTACGCCGCGCCAGATACAGACGTTGAACCAGGCGATGCACCTGCGAGAGTACAGCCCTGATTCTGAGGTCGTGCATTCGGGCCTTGAGGGACAAGATACGGCGGTTCACATGTGAGTGTGAGGTAAGCGAACTCATTAGCCATGAGACACTCGAAACCGTACTGAATCCAATTGATCCATCGTAACCATCCAAACCAAGGATGCATCGAGTCTGGCGGAATGAGATATCCCGTGTACACAACGAGAATCTGAATCGCAACGCCCGTAAACCGCGTCGCGACATCCAACGTCCCGCACCAAGCAGAAATAGCCCTAAAGAACGCATACGTCACCATAGTGACCAGCCAAAGAATGAGATTCGATATAAAAAACTGCGACGCCGTTCTCGCAAGATTCGCCATGAAGTAGATAATAACGTTGAAGATGATAACTTGTATAAAAACAAGCGGGACGTCAACGACAGTCTGGGCGATAGCGAATGCAGAAGGGCGGTAGAACGAGAATGACTTGTGCTTGAGAAGAATAGGCTTCGACTCGAAGGCAGCGGTCTGCTCAGCTAGTGCGAGGAGGGcgttgaagagaagaagaaagaacagGGCACCGCCGCGGGGAAATGCACCGGCTGCTGTGTCGGGGAGGTTGTAGAAGAGGGACCCGACGATGAGGCCTTGGAATAGCAGACCGCCCCATTTTCCGAAGAGAGATGCTTTGTCGCCGAACATGACGAGGAATTGACGATGGGTGCAGGCGAGGACCTGTTTGTGGAAGGCAATCTCGtagttcttcttcttgctcttctcacTCTCGTTCCTGCGCCGCTCTTCAGCTAGTGTTGCAAGCTCAGCTTCGAACTCATCGATGTCTCGGAGGTTCTTCTGGTAATCCTCGCTGCGACGATATGCATCTGCAAACTCCCCCGCTGAGCGCGGGATCCGATCATCCCAGCCCTCACGAACACTGCGCTCATGCTCATCCGTCACACTCGTCAGAAAGTCCGCCGTCGTCCAACGCTCAGGACACTCAAAGCCCAGGTTCTGGAAATACTTCTTTGCATCTTCTGCGCGGCCAAAGTACAAACATTTTCCCTCATCAATAAGCAAGACCTTATCGACAAGGTCGTAGAGTGTTTCACCAGCTTGGTAAAGCGACACAGCGGTGGATGTATCAGCCATGTTAGTCATCGCGCGAATGGACTTAACATATTCGACTGCTGTACTCGCATCAAGACCTTTACTGGAATTATCCCAGCCTTGCACTGACGCACGCGTTATCATCGCTTCCGCAATAGAAACACGTTTGCGCTCGCCGCCTGAAACACCACGAATAAACTCATTGCCGACTTTTGTGCCGAGGGTATGTTCGATCCAGAAGAGCTTCGTAACAACTCTCAAAAATTCACGGACGTAGTCTTGACGCGTTTCGCCCTCCAGACGAGATTCTTTACCAGGCGTGCGAGTCTGCAGCGCAAAAGTAAGAGTGCGCTTGACAGACAGCGTGGCGTAGTGAAGATCATCCTCAGGGTTATAAATAATCTCCCCGCGGAAATCTTTCGCCATGGTCGCTGCGTCGGTTCCACCGTATGTAACATCTCCCTCGACGGATTCAAAGCCCGCGCGCTGGTTGCAGAATGTTTTGAGAAACGTACTACATCCAGCACCTGGACGACCGAGCACAAGGAGGAGTTCACCTGGTCTAACGCACCCGTCGAAGTTACTGATGAGGTCTCTAACGGGTGGTTTCGCCATCGCAGCTTTGGGTCCTTGGGTGAACAATTTCCCCAGTTTGCGCGGTAGACCTAGGAAGAAATCGCCAACTGTAGGTTGAAGACTTGAACCGAGACCGACGCCGCGAACAGTGAGGTTGCGAAAGATAACACCGCTGTGACGcgttttctcttcttcactttgTTCTTGGCGCTTTTGACCAAAGATACGAGACATGAGACGGTCGAGTTCCTCGTTATCTTcgttggcttcttctttctcagcGGGTGTAGAGGCGTTCGTTCGTCGACGGGAGAGAACGCGGAAGAGATCATCTTCGGTACGATGAGACTTGCGTTTCTCAAGCGGCGGTTCCTCATTCTCGGTGTGAGATTTGATCGGGGCAA
The window above is part of the Fusarium musae strain F31 chromosome 6, whole genome shotgun sequence genome. Proteins encoded here:
- a CDS encoding hypothetical protein (EggNog:ENOG41), translating into MADQRPTPRDEDIPGGFPVTPSVNSITPMGNADRQLEAGFAGRDTAAAAATYDTVTADSSASPGTAGALTSEPQQPILDRNSSSSTVLPHRESSEEQRKSTSSNDDAPVFAPIKSHTENEEPPLEKRKSHRTEDDLFRVLSRRRTNASTPAEKEEANEDNEELDRLMSRIFGQKRQEQSEEEKTRHSGVIFRNLTVRGVGLGSSLQPTVGDFFLGLPRKLGKLFTQGPKAAMAKPPVRDLISNFDGCVRPGELLLVLGRPGAGCSTFLKTFCNQRAGFESVEGDVTYGGTDAATMAKDFRGEIIYNPEDDLHYATLSVKRTLTFALQTRTPGKESRLEGETRQDYVREFLRVVTKLFWIEHTLGTKVGNEFIRGVSGGERKRVSIAEAMITRASVQGWDNSSKGLDASTAVEYVKSIRAMTNMADTSTAVSLYQAGETLYDLVDKVLLIDEGKCLYFGRAEDAKKYFQNLGFECPERWTTADFLTSVTDEHERSVREGWDDRIPRSAGEFADAYRRSEDYQKNLRDIDEFEAELATLAEERRRNESEKSKKKNYEIAFHKQVLACTHRQFLVMFGDKASLFGKWGGLLFQGLIVGSLFYNLPDTAAGAFPRGGALFFLLLFNALLALAEQTAAFESKPILLKHKSFSFYRPSAFAIAQTVVDVPLVFIQVIIFNVIIYFMANLARTASQFFISNLILWLVTMVTYAFFRAISAWCGTLDVATRFTGVAIQILVVYTGYLIPPDSMHPWFGWLRWINWIQYGFECLMANEFAYLTLTCEPPYLVPQGPNARPQNQGCTLAGASPGSTSVSGAAYIQQSFTYTRSHLWRNFGFLWAFFIFFVFLTALGMELMKPNVGGGAITVFKRGQVPKKVEESIATGGRAKGDKQDEETGRRDPVANGDAERTKSDEQITQEVAKNETVFTFQNINYTIPYEKGERKLLNDVQGYVRPGKLTALMGASGAGKTTLLNGLAQRLNFGTITGDFLVDGRPLPKSFQRATGFAEQMDIHEPTATVREALQFSALLRQPKEVSKQEKMEYCETIIDLLEMRDIAGAIIGTVGQGLNAEQRKRLTIGVELASKPELLMFLDEPTSGLDSGAAFNIVRFLRKLADAGQAVLCTIHQPSAVLFENFDELLLLKSGGRVVYHGPLGHDSENLIKYFESNGGPKCPPHANPAEYMLDAIGAGNPDYDGQDWGDVWAESSERQKRSQEIEEMIERRRNVEPSKSLKDDREYAMPLSTQTYAVVRRSFVSFWRSPDYIFGNFMLHIATGLFNCFTFYKIGFASIDYQNRLFSIFMTLTISPPLIQQLQPAFLKSRQIFQWRENNAKIYSWVAWTTAVVVVEIPYRIIAGGIYFNCWWWGVFGWRASAFTSGFAFLLVLLFELYYVSFGQAIAAFAPNELLASLLVPIFFLFVVSFCGVVVPPQGLPTFWREWMYWLTPFHYLLEAFLGAAIHDQPVRCEEGEFARFEPPSGQSCDEYVEPFIKRAGGYVTTGSDGYCEFCQYATGDEFGAGFSVYYRNIWRDFGIFCAFIAFNYAVVYFATWMRFRGKNPFKGLLQKRKA